A genomic region of Colletotrichum destructivum chromosome 1, complete sequence contains the following coding sequences:
- a CDS encoding Putative glutamine amidotransferase domain containing protein ChyE — protein MGSLPQTNHLRVAIVKAYEIDEPKHRGMVLSFRDNILRQTPDAVIDTYRPMKEDGHLPNPADYDLIIITGGLSNLCQASFEPWVNTTLEWIRQVVSQQHIAKTKLLGICWGHQAIATALSGKIGSFEHPRVGVEQLTLNDDGKRVFGKDTLQITKFHKRFVQQVPDGFKPLASDNEILFSDSGLVLSLQGHPEIYGELSRQLFEMDVPYYRATLPTEEDLQRYYAEMSSSEEDSKLIFQKVAEWARS, from the exons ATGGGTTCACTTCCGCAGACAAACCACCTCAGGGTCGCTATCGTCAAAGCCTATGAGATCGACGAGCCGAAACATCGGGGCATGGTCTTGTCCTTCCGGGACAACATTCTGCGACAGACGCCTGATGCGGTCATTGACACATACAGGCCGATGAAGGAGGACGGACACCTGCCGAACCCTGCAGACTAtgacctcatcatcatcaccggcggACTGAGCAATCTGTGCCAGGCATCGTTTGAGCCCTGGGTCAACACGACTCTCGAGTGGATTCGGCAGGTGGTTTCGCAGCAGCACATTGCTAAAACGAAACTGCTCGGCATCTGCTGGGGTCACCAAGCAATCGCAACTGCGCTCTCTGGAAAAATCGGAAGCTTCGAGCATCCAAGG GTCGGCGTGGAACAACTTACATTGAACGATGACGGGAAACGGGTCTTTGGCAAGGACACATTG CAAATCACAAAATTCCACAAGCGGTTTGTTCAGCAGGTTCCAGATGGCTTCAAGCCCTTAGCAAGCGACAACGAAATTCTCTTTTCCGACTCAGGCTTGGTCCTGTCCCTTCAGGGGCATCCCGAGATCTATGGCGAGCTGTCCCGTCAGCTTTTTGAGATGGATGTCCCATACTACAGAGCGACCCTGCCTACCGAGGAGGACCTTCAGCGTTATTACGCAGAGATGTCCTCGAGCGAAGAAGATTCCAAGCTGATTTTCCAAAAGGTGGCAGAGTGGGCTCGTTCATAA